The following proteins are encoded in a genomic region of Rhodoferax aquaticus:
- a CDS encoding thioredoxin family protein translates to MHTPTPYLSETDAPSRTDVDALPGLTVLEFGTSWCGHCRAAQPVVAEALALHTQWRHVKVEDGPGRALGRSYRVKLWPTLVLLRDGQEVARVVRPTQVSDLLPALHAA, encoded by the coding sequence ATGCACACACCCACACCCTACCTCAGCGAAACAGACGCACCAAGCCGCACCGACGTGGACGCCCTGCCGGGCCTGACCGTGCTGGAATTTGGCACGAGCTGGTGTGGCCATTGCCGTGCGGCACAACCGGTCGTGGCCGAGGCGCTGGCGCTGCACACGCAGTGGCGGCACGTAAAGGTAGAAGATGGACCGGGGCGGGCGCTGGGGCGCAGCTACCGCGTCAAGCTCTGGCCTACGCTGGTGCTACTTCGTGATGGGCAAGAGGTTGCGCGTGTGGTGCGCCCTACGCAGGTGAGCGACCTATTGCCCGCCTTGCACGCTGCTTGA
- a CDS encoding PDDEXK nuclease domain-containing protein produces MMNPMQTSGDAAPVLLNDVRQLIEQARAHVASAANSVLTVLYWQVGERIRREVLGETRADYGEQIVSTLSTQLVQAYGRGFSEKSLRRMIQFAEVFADAQIVATLSRQLSWSHFIEILPLKQPLEREFYAEMCRIERWSVRTLRERIGSQLYLRSSIAKKPEAAIAQELSHLREGGQMTPDLVFRDPYMLDFLGLPEGYSERDLESAILREMERFLLELGAGFTFVARQKRISVGADDFYLDLLFYHRHLRRLVAVELKLEKFAPAHKGQMELYLRWLDQNDRAEGEASPIGLILCASADREQVELMDLDSANIRVAQYLHALPDVQVLQAQLHRVVQLARERQARQVLDALPDNKEQT; encoded by the coding sequence ATGATGAACCCCATGCAGACATCAGGCGACGCCGCTCCCGTTTTGTTGAACGATGTGCGCCAGCTCATTGAGCAGGCGCGTGCGCATGTGGCTAGTGCGGCCAACAGTGTGCTTACGGTGCTGTACTGGCAGGTGGGTGAACGCATTCGCCGTGAGGTGTTGGGCGAAACCCGTGCCGATTATGGCGAGCAGATTGTGTCGACGCTGTCGACACAATTGGTACAGGCCTATGGCCGTGGGTTTTCTGAAAAAAGCCTTCGGCGCATGATCCAGTTCGCAGAGGTGTTTGCTGATGCGCAAATTGTCGCGACACTGTCGCGACAATTGAGCTGGAGCCATTTCATTGAAATCCTGCCGCTCAAGCAGCCGCTGGAGCGTGAGTTTTATGCCGAGATGTGCCGCATCGAACGTTGGAGCGTGCGCACCTTGCGCGAGCGCATTGGCAGCCAGTTATATCTGCGCTCCAGCATTGCCAAAAAGCCGGAAGCCGCTATTGCCCAAGAACTGAGCCATTTGCGCGAAGGCGGGCAGATGACGCCCGATCTGGTGTTTCGCGACCCCTACATGCTGGACTTTTTGGGCCTGCCTGAGGGCTACAGCGAGCGCGATTTGGAAAGTGCCATCTTGCGTGAGATGGAGCGCTTTTTGCTGGAGCTGGGCGCGGGCTTTACCTTTGTGGCGCGGCAAAAGCGCATCAGCGTGGGGGCGGACGATTTCTATCTGGACTTGTTGTTCTACCACCGGCACCTGCGCCGCTTGGTGGCGGTGGAGCTGAAGCTGGAGAAGTTTGCGCCCGCGCACAAAGGGCAGATGGAGTTGTACCTGCGTTGGCTGGACCAGAACGACCGCGCCGAGGGCGAGGCTTCGCCCATTGGCCTGATTTTGTGCGCCAGTGCTGACCGCGAGCAGGTGGAGCTGATGGATTTGGACAGCGCCAACATTCGGGTGGCGCAATACCTGCACGCCTTGCCCGATGTGCAGGTGCTGCAGGCGCAGTTGCACCGCGTGGTGCAACTAGCGCGAGAGCGGCAGGCCCGGCAAGTGCTGGACGCGCTGCCCGACAACAAGGAACAGACATGA
- a CDS encoding DEAD/DEAH box helicase family protein: MTMKLQFSHQDYQKKAVDAVVKVFDGQPLAKSDFALVAHQGSVAYAGDGSIGNALKISPEQLLENLRAVQAANALEQSAALAESRSDNGKEVFCPLNFTIEMETGTGKTYSFIKTMFELNKVYGFKKFVVVVPSVAIREGTMKNLEITRSHFAADYANVPCVPILYDSTKLTDLRHFAQSDALSVLVINIDSFTKDNNKINQKGERAFAPIEYIRAVNPIVIVDEPQNFETDVRRRALFDLNPLCTLRYSATHKNPYNLLYSLNPVQAYDLGLVKQIEVDGVLADEDHNQAFVELVSIEAKAKGISAKVCMDVNGKTGPKRSELTLKLGDDLYDKSKQRDVYQDGYILNEIRAEDGEIEFSGGRVIRINQAQGGLADDVMRFQIERTVAAHFAKLKNVQPIGVKVLSLFFVDKVANYRAYEEDGNPTLGKFGVWFEEAFNKYASKPQYLGLIPHSAGEVHDGYFSGDKKGKGAKAKTVWVDTSGTVAKDDSTYQLIMKDKERLLSAAVPLQFIFSHSALREGWDNPNVFQICTLNETKSAVKKRQEIGRGLRLCVNKDGERVQDKRVNVLTVIPNESYETFAKSLQQEIEDETGVSFSGRVKNARAKARIKRKALSADEEALFQAIWKKINYQTSYSVTLDTPALIAECVKALGDMNQYPKVRPPKIRADKAKIIMRREGVEGLHIGTGDTDARVYGSTVPDVYAYIQNRMHLSRSTIFAILDGSGRLGELLRNPQAFLDTAIAAMRTCLQALMVQGIKYKTINGREYEMSLFDEEQETYLSSVYPPAKDDMTTPVDKTLLQAQPVDEQKAPVGEAFTCVLSQSDTESQFAHDCTVDERVKFFFKLPSRFKVATPLGNYNPDWAVVLEDDTRVYFVAETKSTTVRDNRRPAENLKIDCAREHFGLASDLKFEDVTKLSELLS; the protein is encoded by the coding sequence ATGACGATGAAGCTGCAGTTTTCCCACCAAGACTACCAAAAGAAGGCCGTGGATGCGGTGGTGAAGGTGTTTGACGGCCAGCCGCTGGCCAAGAGCGATTTTGCGCTGGTGGCGCACCAAGGCAGTGTGGCCTATGCGGGGGATGGGAGCATTGGCAATGCACTGAAAATCTCACCCGAGCAACTGCTTGAAAATTTGCGGGCAGTGCAAGCGGCCAATGCGCTAGAGCAGTCGGCCGCCTTGGCAGAGTCTCGTTCAGACAATGGCAAAGAGGTGTTTTGCCCGCTGAACTTCACCATTGAGATGGAAACCGGCACGGGCAAAACCTACAGCTTCATCAAGACGATGTTTGAGCTGAACAAGGTGTATGGTTTCAAGAAGTTTGTGGTGGTGGTGCCCAGCGTGGCCATACGCGAAGGCACCATGAAAAACTTGGAGATCACGCGCAGCCACTTTGCCGCCGACTATGCCAATGTGCCTTGCGTGCCGATTTTGTACGACAGCACCAAGCTAACCGACTTGCGCCACTTTGCGCAGAGCGATGCGCTGAGTGTGCTGGTTATCAACATTGACAGTTTTACCAAGGACAACAACAAGATTAACCAGAAGGGTGAGCGGGCGTTTGCGCCCATCGAATACATCCGGGCGGTGAACCCTATCGTCATCGTGGACGAGCCGCAGAACTTCGAGACCGATGTGCGCCGCCGGGCGCTGTTTGACTTGAACCCGCTGTGCACGTTGCGTTACTCGGCCACGCACAAAAACCCCTACAACCTGCTGTATTCACTCAACCCCGTGCAGGCGTATGACTTGGGGCTGGTCAAGCAGATTGAGGTGGACGGCGTGCTGGCCGACGAAGACCACAACCAGGCCTTTGTGGAGCTGGTGAGCATCGAGGCCAAAGCCAAGGGTATTTCTGCCAAGGTGTGCATGGATGTGAATGGCAAGACGGGCCCCAAGCGTTCCGAGTTAACCCTGAAGCTGGGCGACGACCTGTATGACAAGTCCAAGCAGCGCGATGTCTATCAAGACGGCTACATCCTGAATGAAATTCGGGCGGAGGATGGTGAGATCGAATTCTCTGGCGGGCGTGTGATTCGCATCAACCAGGCCCAAGGTGGGCTGGCCGATGATGTGATGCGCTTTCAGATTGAGCGCACGGTGGCGGCGCACTTTGCCAAGCTCAAAAATGTGCAGCCCATTGGCGTGAAGGTGTTGAGCCTGTTTTTTGTCGACAAGGTGGCTAACTACCGGGCGTATGAAGAGGACGGCAACCCGACGCTGGGCAAGTTTGGTGTGTGGTTTGAAGAAGCGTTCAACAAATACGCCAGCAAGCCGCAGTACCTTGGCTTGATTCCACACAGCGCCGGCGAGGTGCACGACGGGTATTTCTCCGGCGACAAAAAGGGCAAGGGAGCGAAAGCTAAAACGGTGTGGGTGGATACGTCTGGCACGGTAGCGAAAGACGACAGCACTTACCAGCTCATCATGAAAGACAAAGAGCGGCTGCTGAGCGCGGCGGTGCCGCTGCAATTCATCTTCAGCCACTCGGCGCTGCGTGAGGGTTGGGACAACCCCAATGTGTTCCAGATTTGCACGCTCAACGAGACCAAGAGCGCCGTGAAGAAGCGCCAGGAAATCGGGCGCGGGCTGCGTCTGTGCGTCAACAAGGATGGCGAACGTGTGCAAGACAAACGGGTAAACGTGCTGACGGTCATACCCAACGAGAGTTATGAGACCTTTGCCAAGTCGCTGCAGCAAGAGATTGAGGATGAAACCGGCGTGAGCTTTAGTGGGCGGGTGAAAAACGCCCGCGCCAAGGCGCGCATCAAGCGCAAAGCCTTGTCCGCTGATGAAGAAGCGCTGTTCCAAGCCATTTGGAAAAAGATCAACTACCAGACCAGCTACAGCGTGACGCTGGATACCCCGGCGCTGATTGCGGAGTGTGTAAAAGCGCTGGGGGACATGAACCAGTACCCCAAAGTGCGCCCACCCAAGATACGCGCCGACAAGGCCAAGATCATCATGCGCCGCGAGGGGGTGGAAGGGTTGCACATTGGCACCGGCGACACCGACGCTAGGGTGTACGGTAGCACGGTGCCCGATGTGTACGCCTATATCCAGAACCGGATGCACCTGTCTCGGTCCACCATTTTTGCCATTCTGGACGGGTCAGGGCGCTTGGGGGAGTTGTTGCGCAACCCACAGGCGTTTTTGGACACCGCCATCGCGGCCATGCGCACCTGTCTGCAGGCGCTGATGGTCCAAGGCATCAAGTACAAAACCATCAACGGGCGTGAGTATGAAATGAGCCTGTTTGACGAGGAGCAGGAAACCTACCTGAGCAGCGTGTATCCGCCCGCCAAAGACGACATGACCACGCCGGTGGATAAAACCTTGCTGCAGGCCCAGCCGGTGGATGAGCAAAAAGCGCCTGTGGGTGAAGCGTTTACCTGCGTGCTGAGCCAAAGCGACACCGAAAGCCAGTTCGCCCATGACTGCACGGTGGACGAGCGCGTGAAGTTCTTCTTTAAGCTGCCCAGCCGCTTCAAGGTGGCAACCCCTTTGGGCAACTACAACCCCGATTGGGCTGTGGTGCTGGAGGACGATACGCGGGTGTACTTCGTGGCAGAAACCAAATCCACCACGGTGCGCGATAACCGGCGGCCTGCGGAGAACCTGAAAATTGATTGCGCGCGGGAGCACTTTGGCTTGGCAAGTGATCTGAAATTTGAGGATGTGACGAAGTTGAGTGAGTTGCTAAGCTGA